One genomic region from Bacteroidota bacterium encodes:
- the ribD gene encoding bifunctional diaminohydroxyphosphoribosylaminopyrimidine deaminase/5-amino-6-(5-phosphoribosylamino)uracil reductase RibD codes for MPHQIYMQRCLQLAANGFPAVMPNPMVGCVIVHEDEIIGEGYHIAYGRPHAEVNAINSVKNKDLLKESTLYVNLEPCSHHGKTPPCADLIIEKKIQHVVIGACDPNPQVAGNGIKKLNDAGVQVTSGILREEAQELNKRFYMFHKKKRPFIILKYAKSKDGFMAPA; via the coding sequence ATGCCGCATCAAATCTACATGCAAAGATGTTTACAACTAGCAGCAAATGGTTTTCCAGCTGTAATGCCTAACCCAATGGTTGGCTGCGTAATTGTGCATGAAGATGAAATTATTGGAGAAGGATACCATATTGCCTATGGTCGGCCACACGCTGAGGTTAATGCAATCAACAGTGTTAAGAACAAGGATCTTCTAAAAGAATCAACTTTATATGTGAACCTTGAGCCATGCTCTCATCATGGAAAAACACCTCCTTGTGCTGATTTAATTATTGAAAAGAAAATACAGCATGTGGTTATTGGCGCTTGTGATCCAAATCCCCAAGTGGCAGGCAATGGGATTAAAAAGCTGAATGATGCAGGTGTTCAAGTAACATCCGGTATTTTGCGAGAAGAGGCTCAAGAGCTGAATAAAAGGTTTTATATGTTTCACAAAAAAAAGAGACCTTTTATCATTCTCAAATATGCTAAAAGCAAGGATGGTTTTATGGCCCCTGC
- the prmC gene encoding peptide chain release factor N(5)-glutamine methyltransferase — protein MIHEFNHIVAKLSSLYGELEAQAIVYLLFEDLLGIRKTDIFTKNSDVLSKSDLIKLKYAEADLLQQIPIQHIVGFAYFMDLKIKVNKDVLIPRPETEELIQLVLNDFKDASIRILDIGTGSGCIAISIKNKLPKANVQAIDVSEKALNLAKENAKVNGVDVEFTQIDILNEREWQKFSNQKFDVIISNPPYVTQSDKLQMQKNVLEYEPELALFVPEENPLLFYKSIAEFSKRYLVPKGKIYLEINEGLANETKSLYIDSGFFNVDFLQDMMGKKRMMVIENNDQ, from the coding sequence TTGATTCACGAATTTAATCATATTGTAGCTAAACTTAGCAGTCTGTATGGAGAGCTAGAGGCACAGGCAATTGTCTACCTTTTGTTTGAAGATCTTCTTGGAATTCGTAAAACAGATATATTTACAAAAAATTCTGATGTCCTTTCCAAAAGTGATTTGATAAAATTAAAATATGCTGAAGCAGATTTGCTTCAACAAATACCCATTCAACATATAGTTGGTTTTGCTTATTTCATGGATTTGAAAATTAAGGTGAATAAAGATGTATTAATTCCCCGTCCAGAAACAGAGGAATTGATTCAATTGGTTTTGAATGATTTTAAAGATGCGTCAATACGGATTTTGGACATTGGAACAGGTAGCGGATGCATTGCTATTAGTATTAAAAACAAGCTACCCAAAGCAAATGTTCAGGCAATTGATGTTTCAGAAAAAGCCTTGAATTTGGCAAAAGAAAATGCAAAAGTCAATGGAGTGGATGTTGAATTCACGCAAATTGATATTCTGAATGAGAGAGAATGGCAAAAGTTTAGCAATCAAAAGTTTGATGTGATTATCAGCAATCCTCCTTATGTAACCCAATCTGATAAGCTCCAGATGCAAAAAAATGTTCTGGAATATGAGCCGGAATTAGCTCTTTTTGTTCCCGAAGAAAATCCACTATTATTTTACAAATCTATTGCTGAATTCAGTAAGAGATATTTAGTCCCAAAAGGGAAAATCTATCTCGAAATTAATGAGGGTTTAGCCAATGAAACAAAATCGTTATACATCGATTCTGGTTTTTTCAATGTTGATTTTTTACAGGATATGATGGGGAAGAAGCGGATGATGGTGATTGAGAATAATGACCAATGA
- a CDS encoding sodium-translocating pyrophosphatase, which yields MKKYFALFLSLLAIPTLALASEADLVIPQAIQDQGILYWGFLITFAGFMFGLYQFMKVKKIRAHKSMLEVAHVIYETGKTYLIQQGKFLAILFLFIGAAVAFYFGFLSKHEVIDAETGISHLENSFSAGGVLMILGWTVIGILGSYSVAWFGIRMNTLANSRMAFASLEKKPIKLLNIPLNAGMSIGVVLISLELIMMLMILLFVPGKYAGASFIGFAIGESLGASVLRIAGGIFTKIADIGSDLMKVIFKIGEDDPRNPGTIADCVGDNAGDSVGPTADGFETYGVTGVAIISFILLAITDKVLGAVALSNPDFILTLANALNIESFSISSEVAMGSLASALQVKLLVWIFVMRILMIVTSVVAFWINGAITKMKYQHAEDLDFEKPLTSLVWITSILSIVVTFIASYILLAALPINIWITLSVIISAGTLGAALIPEFTKLFTSPKSTHVAEVVEASKKGGASLNILSGLVAGNFSAFWKGMVFFLLMFIAYYASTFGLENFMVYPSIFAFGLVAFGMLGMGPVTIAVDSYGPVTDNAQSIYELSLIEENREETIAEIEKDFGFTPDFEKSKYFLEANDGAGNTFKATAKPVLIGTAVVGATTMIFSLILVIQSTLGVEPESILNVLNPYTIMGFLLGGAVVYWFTGASIQAVTTGAARAVEYIKLHINLDPNAPKKADVEQSREVVKICTVYAQKGMWNIFIAIFSFALAFAFLAAPSKLTPEMTDIAEITKFSAPVALFVGYLLSIAFFGLYQAIFMANAGGSWDNAKKVIEVDMQEKGTPLHDASVVGDTVGDPFKDTSSVALNPVIKFTTLFGLLAMEIAISVQFRSIAPYIGAAFLAVALYFVWRSFYKMRINS from the coding sequence ATGAAGAAGTACTTCGCATTATTTTTATCGCTTTTGGCTATACCTACACTGGCTTTAGCGAGTGAAGCCGATTTGGTAATACCTCAGGCAATTCAAGATCAGGGGATTTTATATTGGGGGTTTTTAATCACGTTTGCCGGTTTTATGTTTGGTTTATACCAATTCATGAAAGTTAAAAAAATCAGAGCACACAAGTCTATGCTCGAAGTTGCACATGTTATATATGAAACGGGTAAAACCTATCTTATACAACAAGGTAAATTTCTAGCTATACTATTTCTATTTATAGGTGCAGCTGTTGCTTTCTATTTTGGATTTTTATCTAAACACGAGGTCATAGACGCTGAAACTGGAATTTCCCATCTCGAAAACTCCTTCAGTGCTGGAGGTGTTCTTATGATTTTAGGTTGGACTGTTATTGGTATACTAGGCTCCTATAGTGTGGCCTGGTTTGGTATTCGAATGAATACATTGGCCAACTCAAGAATGGCTTTTGCTTCCTTAGAAAAAAAACCTATCAAACTGTTAAACATTCCTTTGAATGCAGGTATGAGTATTGGTGTTGTTCTGATTTCTCTGGAATTAATCATGATGCTTATGATTCTATTGTTTGTTCCAGGTAAATATGCCGGAGCAAGTTTTATTGGTTTTGCTATTGGTGAATCCTTGGGTGCATCTGTTTTACGTATTGCAGGTGGTATCTTCACTAAAATTGCTGACATCGGTTCCGACCTCATGAAAGTGATCTTTAAAATTGGAGAAGACGATCCAAGAAACCCAGGTACTATTGCCGATTGTGTTGGTGATAATGCCGGGGATAGTGTTGGTCCAACAGCCGATGGATTTGAAACTTATGGAGTAACCGGAGTAGCCATTATTTCATTTATACTTCTTGCTATTACAGATAAAGTGTTGGGAGCTGTAGCTTTAAGCAATCCTGATTTTATTCTGACATTAGCTAACGCATTAAATATTGAATCCTTTTCAATATCCAGTGAAGTTGCCATGGGCAGTTTAGCTTCAGCCTTACAAGTAAAATTATTAGTTTGGATTTTTGTCATGCGTATACTGATGATTGTAACTTCAGTTGTTGCCTTTTGGATCAATGGAGCAATTACCAAAATGAAATATCAGCATGCAGAAGATCTTGATTTTGAAAAACCACTGACATCGCTGGTTTGGATTACCTCTATTCTTTCGATTGTTGTGACCTTTATTGCCAGTTATATTTTACTTGCAGCACTTCCAATTAATATTTGGATAACACTTTCAGTTATTATTAGTGCAGGTACATTGGGTGCCGCATTGATTCCTGAGTTTACCAAGCTATTTACCAGTCCTAAGTCAACTCATGTTGCCGAAGTAGTGGAAGCCTCAAAGAAAGGTGGAGCATCACTGAATATACTTTCAGGATTAGTAGCCGGTAACTTCAGTGCTTTCTGGAAAGGAATGGTTTTCTTCCTCCTTATGTTTATTGCGTATTATGCAAGTACATTCGGCTTGGAAAACTTCATGGTATACCCATCTATTTTTGCGTTTGGTTTGGTTGCTTTTGGTATGCTGGGCATGGGTCCTGTAACCATAGCTGTCGATAGTTACGGACCAGTTACTGACAATGCACAATCAATTTATGAGTTATCATTAATTGAAGAAAACAGAGAAGAAACGATTGCTGAAATTGAAAAAGATTTTGGCTTTACACCTGATTTTGAGAAATCAAAATATTTTCTTGAAGCAAACGATGGTGCTGGAAACACTTTTAAAGCAACCGCAAAACCTGTATTAATAGGAACAGCTGTTGTGGGTGCAACCACCATGATATTCTCCTTGATTTTAGTTATACAAAGCACATTAGGTGTAGAACCAGAAAGTATCCTAAATGTGTTGAATCCTTATACAATTATGGGATTCCTGCTTGGAGGAGCAGTTGTATATTGGTTTACCGGTGCATCAATACAAGCAGTTACCACAGGAGCTGCAAGAGCAGTTGAATATATCAAGTTACACATCAATCTTGATCCAAATGCGCCTAAAAAAGCAGATGTAGAACAATCACGCGAAGTAGTGAAAATTTGTACTGTCTATGCACAAAAAGGCATGTGGAATATTTTCATAGCAATCTTTAGTTTTGCTTTGGCATTTGCATTTTTGGCTGCTCCATCGAAACTTACACCTGAGATGACAGATATTGCTGAAATAACTAAATTTAGCGCTCCAGTAGCCTTATTTGTTGGGTATTTATTATCTATTGCTTTTTTTGGTTTGTACCAAGCTATTTTTATGGCCAATGCAGGTGGATCATGGGATAATGCTAAAAAGGTGATTGAAGTGGATATGCAAGAAAAAGGAACTCCTTTACACGATGCATCTGTTGTTGGTGATACCGTAGGTGATCCATTTAAGGACACATCCTCTGTTGCACTTAATCCTGTTATTAAGTTTACTACTTTGTTTGGCTTATTGGCAATGGAAATTGCTATTTCCGTACAATTCAGAAGCATTGCTCCATATATTGGAGCAGCATTTTTAGCAGTTGCTCTTTATTTTGTTTGGAGATCATTCTACAAAATGAGAATTAATTCATAG
- a CDS encoding SIS domain-containing protein — protein sequence MKYQKAFLAKFPDQIEFALNNYDRHNLSIDQFSHVVIGGLGGSGIAGRIAKSYFHGTSPVPIEIVSDYNLPAYVGEKSLVILSSYSGNTEETLSLYISAIEKHATVLVITTGGLLQELALEANIQIFEAEKGFQPRMALGYSLTFLVLIFSELLKQSLHNNIRSLMMHLKETDVFITRAEKLFAKFKLDFESGKCVINTDPAAFPIGLRFAQQLQENAKCEAFVHELPEANHNVIESYYGELNSNFVFIDSCENQKVCNRFAFVKGLLQKNNNNVIDVNLLGFTLRDLYEIIYTLDWVSLMIADAKGVKSDDIANINALKEYLSTKS from the coding sequence ATGAAATATCAAAAAGCATTTCTTGCAAAGTTTCCTGATCAGATCGAATTTGCATTGAATAATTATGATCGTCATAATCTTTCTATTGATCAATTTAGTCATGTTGTAATTGGTGGACTGGGAGGCTCTGGTATAGCTGGTCGTATTGCAAAAAGTTATTTTCACGGAACGAGTCCTGTGCCAATTGAAATTGTATCCGACTACAATTTACCTGCTTATGTAGGTGAAAAATCGCTGGTTATATTAAGTTCTTATTCTGGAAATACAGAAGAAACCTTGAGCTTATATATTTCTGCAATTGAAAAGCATGCAACTGTTTTGGTTATTACAACCGGTGGCTTATTGCAAGAATTAGCACTGGAAGCAAATATTCAGATTTTCGAAGCAGAAAAGGGTTTTCAACCACGAATGGCTTTGGGTTACTCCTTAACCTTTTTAGTGTTGATTTTCTCTGAATTGCTCAAACAAAGTTTGCACAATAACATTCGGAGTTTGATGATGCATCTGAAAGAAACAGATGTTTTTATAACAAGAGCAGAGAAACTTTTCGCCAAGTTTAAATTAGATTTTGAAAGTGGAAAATGTGTGATCAATACTGATCCTGCAGCCTTTCCAATAGGTCTCCGGTTTGCACAACAGTTACAGGAAAATGCAAAATGTGAAGCATTTGTGCATGAATTACCTGAAGCAAATCACAATGTAATCGAATCATATTATGGCGAATTGAATTCAAATTTTGTGTTTATTGATAGTTGTGAAAATCAGAAAGTATGCAATCGTTTTGCCTTTGTTAAAGGCTTGTTGCAAAAAAATAACAACAATGTCATTGATGTTAATCTTTTGGGATTTACCCTGAGGGATTTATATGAAATTATTTATACCCTTGATTGGGTTAGTTTGATGATTGCAGATGCCAAAGGCGTTAAATCAGACGATATTGCTAATATCAATGCATTAAAAGAATATTTAAGCACTAAATCTTAA
- a CDS encoding aconitate hydratase: MIFDLDLIKKVYSQLPDKIAAARKELNTPLTLAEKILYTHLHTNTELRSFQRGNDYVDFAPDRVAMQDATAQMALLQFMQAGKKQAAVPSTVHADHLIQAKIGADADLQDAINKNDEVFNFLSSVSSKYGIGFWKPGAGIIHQVVLENYAFPGGMMIGTDSHTVNAGGLGMVAIGVGGADAVDVMAGMPWELKMPKLIGVKLTGKLNGWTSPKDVILKVAGILTVKGGTGAIVEYFGEGAESMSCTGKGTICNMGAEIGATTSTFGFDKSMRRYLEATGRKEVADLADEVAEHLTGDKEVYENPEQYFDQLIEINLSELEPHLNGPFTPDLDTPISKMKQVAKEKGWPTKIDVGLIGSCTNSSYEDISRAASIAKQAADKNLHVKADFTVTPGSELVRFTIERDGFIDTFNQIGGKVFANACGPCIGQWAREGAEKEEKNSIVHSFNRNFAKRADGNPNTHAFVASPEIVTALAIAGDLTFNPITDKLINEHGEEVMIDPPTGWELPPKGFAVEDAGYQAPEKDGSGIEINVKIDSERLQLLEPFAPWNGENITGMKLLIKAQGKCTTDHISMAGPWLRFRGHLDNISNNCLIGAVNAYNGQTNAVKSQINGETDAVPATQRSYKAAGIPTIVVGDENYGEGSSREHAAMEPRHLGVRAVLVKSFARIHETNLKKQGMLGLTFNDKSDYDKILEDDTIDFLDLHDFAPKKQLTLKFTHIDGSSDEIVVNHSYNAQQIEWFKAGSALNLIKKQNV; the protein is encoded by the coding sequence ATGATTTTTGATCTTGATTTAATTAAAAAAGTTTACAGCCAACTTCCTGATAAAATTGCTGCAGCTCGTAAAGAGCTGAATACACCGCTAACTTTAGCAGAAAAAATTCTGTATACACATCTTCATACAAATACTGAATTAAGGAGTTTTCAACGGGGAAATGATTATGTTGATTTTGCTCCCGATCGTGTTGCTATGCAAGATGCAACAGCACAAATGGCTTTATTGCAGTTTATGCAAGCGGGTAAAAAACAAGCAGCAGTGCCATCAACTGTTCATGCCGATCATTTAATTCAGGCAAAAATTGGTGCAGATGCTGATCTTCAGGATGCAATTAATAAGAATGATGAAGTTTTTAACTTCTTATCATCTGTTTCCAGTAAATATGGAATCGGTTTTTGGAAACCCGGTGCTGGTATAATTCATCAGGTTGTGTTGGAAAATTATGCTTTTCCTGGCGGTATGATGATTGGGACTGACTCCCATACAGTGAATGCAGGTGGACTGGGAATGGTTGCCATAGGTGTGGGTGGTGCTGATGCTGTTGATGTGATGGCCGGAATGCCTTGGGAACTTAAAATGCCTAAACTAATTGGCGTAAAGCTAACAGGAAAGCTAAATGGATGGACATCTCCTAAGGATGTTATTTTGAAAGTTGCTGGTATTTTAACTGTTAAAGGTGGCACTGGAGCAATTGTTGAATATTTTGGAGAAGGTGCCGAATCCATGTCATGCACAGGAAAAGGAACCATTTGTAATATGGGTGCAGAAATTGGAGCAACTACATCCACTTTTGGATTTGATAAATCCATGAGAAGATATTTGGAAGCCACTGGCCGTAAAGAAGTAGCTGACTTAGCTGATGAGGTTGCAGAGCATTTAACTGGCGACAAAGAAGTTTATGAAAATCCTGAACAGTATTTTGATCAGTTGATTGAAATTAATCTTTCGGAATTAGAACCTCATTTAAATGGACCATTTACACCCGATTTAGATACGCCAATTTCGAAAATGAAACAAGTCGCAAAAGAAAAGGGCTGGCCAACCAAAATTGATGTAGGATTGATAGGTTCATGCACCAACTCCTCTTATGAAGATATTTCGAGAGCAGCAAGTATTGCCAAGCAAGCTGCTGATAAAAACTTACATGTAAAAGCTGATTTTACAGTTACTCCGGGTTCTGAGCTGGTACGATTTACCATTGAAAGAGATGGTTTTATTGATACCTTTAATCAAATTGGCGGAAAAGTATTTGCCAATGCTTGCGGACCTTGCATTGGGCAGTGGGCGAGAGAAGGTGCAGAGAAAGAAGAAAAAAATTCAATTGTACATTCCTTTAATAGAAATTTTGCCAAACGGGCTGATGGAAATCCAAATACCCATGCCTTTGTGGCCTCTCCAGAAATTGTCACAGCTTTAGCTATTGCAGGCGATTTAACTTTCAATCCCATAACCGATAAGTTAATTAATGAGCATGGTGAAGAAGTTATGATAGATCCTCCTACAGGTTGGGAATTACCACCTAAAGGATTTGCAGTAGAGGATGCTGGTTATCAGGCACCCGAAAAAGATGGTAGTGGAATCGAAATCAATGTTAAAATAGATTCTGAAAGATTGCAATTATTGGAGCCTTTTGCACCTTGGAATGGTGAAAATATTACCGGAATGAAACTATTGATAAAAGCGCAGGGAAAATGCACAACAGACCATATTTCGATGGCTGGTCCTTGGTTGCGCTTTAGAGGTCATTTAGATAATATCTCAAACAATTGTTTGATTGGTGCTGTAAATGCTTACAATGGGCAAACAAATGCTGTAAAAAGCCAGATTAATGGAGAAACAGATGCTGTTCCTGCCACACAACGTTCTTATAAGGCAGCAGGAATTCCAACAATTGTTGTGGGTGATGAAAATTATGGTGAAGGCTCATCTCGCGAACATGCAGCCATGGAGCCCAGACATTTGGGTGTAAGAGCTGTGCTGGTTAAGTCGTTTGCCCGAATTCATGAAACGAATTTGAAAAAGCAAGGAATGCTTGGACTAACTTTCAATGATAAATCAGATTATGACAAGATTTTGGAAGATGATACCATTGACTTCCTCGACTTACATGATTTTGCTCCCAAAAAACAATTGACATTGAAATTCACTCATATTGATGGAAGTTCAGATGAAATAGTTGTTAATCATTCTTACAATGCTCAACAAATTGAGTGGTTTAAAGCAGGTAGTGCTTTGAATTTAATCAAGAAGCAGAATGTGTAA
- a CDS encoding tetratricopeptide repeat protein: MKKKFPVENPLVISLIIVVIATLARLLYFSLDKASPLFLHPILDETEFLRIGKHIAENGPFYPYHFLHPPLYSYFLGILTAIGLSLKGIVIVQFMLGILASGILYLALIKINKTAALITALIWAIYPLELFVESKFLSENLYIFLSISLIYVLLQVKHKWLNIILSAVITGLLIITKTQFLLFFIAWFFLLIFRFKESRKYVLTFAAIGLLFPFFIVVHNYAKTDGKLISVSSNGPMNLYIGNSNDIGETLNIRPSKWSEEFFPSLYDEAGVQFFRNETDPNETYPYLINSFLLKKTWNDNLKLGIPLKNIFLKTLATFHASETPRNYDLYEYKKFNSYLNNSISGKFIFFPLILFMYAALIYVFVKRKQIIRDNSLLVFLVLLIAHLLPSILFFNAFRYRLTAVPIIIFFAILFYQEFGKDFKKQTVHIVLILLLGTSISSGMLVQHIPKHESYDTFADGFLEKGKTKTADKYYNKALAIMEKEDPEAAEHSRTFEQKALLAEKEGDYQKAITYLDQAIEAGQNTMLNFYNRASLKYKKGDFQGALADYTQALQLEKFDLKKLSSTWYGMGITHIKLQDYDAAMNDFTQAIITDSSNGKAWANRGILKGQLGDFINALADLNTSIDIEPGYDKAYCNRGIAYLTLGQPNQALPDFNIALEINPNYAQVYFLRAMTNLDIGQKEGTCDDLRRAYQMGFQAAGQEIEKHCE; encoded by the coding sequence ATGAAAAAGAAATTTCCTGTAGAAAATCCTTTAGTCATATCCCTTATTATAGTTGTTATTGCTACGCTAGCTCGACTGTTGTACTTTTCATTGGATAAAGCTAGTCCCTTATTTCTTCACCCAATATTGGATGAAACAGAATTTCTTAGAATAGGTAAACACATCGCAGAAAACGGACCTTTTTATCCCTATCACTTTCTTCATCCTCCACTATATTCATATTTTCTGGGAATTTTAACCGCAATCGGCCTTTCTCTGAAAGGAATTGTAATCGTTCAGTTTATGCTCGGAATTCTTGCCAGCGGAATTCTATATCTGGCACTAATTAAAATCAATAAAACGGCAGCTTTAATAACAGCCCTAATTTGGGCTATTTATCCATTAGAATTATTTGTTGAAAGCAAATTTCTTTCAGAAAACCTGTACATATTCTTATCAATTTCCTTGATATATGTTTTATTACAAGTCAAGCATAAGTGGCTTAATATAATTCTTAGTGCTGTCATTACAGGGCTGCTAATTATTACAAAAACTCAATTCCTGTTGTTTTTTATTGCCTGGTTTTTTCTACTGATTTTTCGTTTTAAAGAAAGTCGCAAGTACGTGCTCACATTTGCAGCAATTGGCCTGCTGTTTCCATTTTTTATTGTGGTGCACAATTATGCAAAAACAGATGGCAAACTCATTTCAGTTTCTAGTAATGGCCCCATGAATCTTTATATTGGCAATTCCAATGATATAGGTGAGACATTAAACATCCGACCTTCAAAATGGAGTGAAGAATTTTTTCCTTCTTTATATGATGAAGCAGGAGTTCAGTTTTTCAGGAATGAAACCGATCCCAACGAAACATATCCCTATCTCATCAATTCCTTTCTGCTTAAAAAAACATGGAACGACAATTTGAAGCTGGGTATCCCGCTTAAAAATATTTTCCTAAAAACTTTGGCTACTTTTCATGCTTCCGAAACACCACGGAATTATGACTTATATGAATACAAGAAATTCAATTCCTATTTGAATAATTCCATTTCAGGAAAATTTATATTCTTTCCGCTAATATTATTCATGTATGCTGCTTTGATTTATGTATTTGTGAAACGCAAACAAATCATTCGCGACAATTCTTTACTGGTTTTTCTTGTTTTATTGATTGCTCATTTATTACCTAGCATATTGTTTTTCAATGCATTCAGATACCGATTAACAGCTGTTCCTATAATCATTTTCTTTGCCATTCTTTTTTATCAAGAATTTGGAAAGGATTTTAAGAAACAAACAGTTCATATTGTGTTGATTTTACTTTTGGGAACAAGTATAAGCAGTGGTATGTTGGTTCAACACATTCCTAAACATGAATCTTATGACACCTTTGCGGATGGATTTTTAGAAAAAGGTAAAACAAAAACAGCCGACAAATATTATAATAAGGCGCTGGCTATCATGGAAAAAGAAGATCCTGAGGCAGCAGAACACTCCCGAACATTCGAACAAAAAGCACTTCTGGCAGAAAAGGAAGGAGACTACCAGAAAGCAATTACCTATTTGGATCAAGCGATTGAAGCTGGTCAAAACACCATGCTTAACTTCTATAATCGAGCCTCCTTAAAATACAAAAAAGGTGATTTTCAAGGAGCTTTGGCCGATTACACTCAAGCTCTTCAGTTAGAGAAATTTGATTTGAAAAAGCTCTCATCTACTTGGTATGGCATGGGCATAACACATATTAAGTTGCAGGATTACGATGCCGCCATGAATGATTTCACACAAGCAATTATAACCGATTCAAGCAATGGAAAAGCATGGGCAAATCGAGGCATTTTAAAAGGACAATTAGGTGATTTTATTAATGCATTGGCAGATTTGAATACTTCGATTGACATAGAGCCCGGTTATGATAAAGCATATTGCAACAGAGGAATTGCTTATTTAACTTTGGGTCAACCCAACCAAGCACTTCCTGATTTTAATATTGCTTTGGAAATTAATCCAAATTATGCACAAGTGTATTTTCTCAGGGCAATGACTAATCTGGATATAGGACAAAAAGAAGGGACTTGCGATGATTTGCGTAGAGCTTATCAAATGGGATTTCAAGCAGCTGGCCAGGAAATAGAAAAACATTGTGAATAA